A portion of the Cryptomeria japonica chromosome 5, Sugi_1.0, whole genome shotgun sequence genome contains these proteins:
- the LOC131067611 gene encoding uncharacterized protein LOC131067611: MALHSPRKHHHNRSKSMPSRLQLQGHPIRTDEVERLEESCSSSSCFGRDWLGRALEMLLNCYSDLSNTKMDMGSKWMNAHLDDILHLLEVFNLLSDSISEIKKQHACVQVAIRGLGPALTPSAYALERTRTTLAIWLSKKKDTQSQLEKCMSILRRMAEKLNVENKAGVAQAVININHAKPITILVCYTFVTGLSFKTSHMRMPSLPLPARLTSLQQKLKEAFEMRKRSPSSSSSSRSLHELEAADIALGNLNNLLNSKSKLQLLLHISPSTLALNGLETALPLLEHKINELFKFLISARVEILNTLSSQ; the protein is encoded by the coding sequence ATGGCCCTGCACTCTCCTCGCAAGCATCACCATAATCGCTCAAAGAGCATGCCCTCCAGGCTGCAATTGCAGGGGCACCCAATTCGCACAGACGAGGTGGAAAGATTGGAGGAGTCTTGTTCTTCTTCCTCATGTTTTGGAAGAGATTGGCTTGGCCGAGCATTGGAGATGTTGCTGAATTGCTATTCCGATTTGTCAAACACAAAGATGGACATGGGGAGCAAATGGATGAACGCACATCTGGATGACATACTCCATCTGCTTGAGGTGTTCAACTTGTTGAGCGACAGCATTTCAGAAATCAAAAAGCAGCACGCATGTGTGCAGGTAGCCATTCGCGGCCTCGGCCCTGCTCTCACTCCCTCTGCCTATGCCCTTGAAAGGACACGCACCACTCTCGCTATTTGGTTGAGTAAGAAGAAGGACACGCAGAGCCAGCTGGAGAAGTGCATGTCCATTTTGAGGCGAATGGCAGAGAAGCTCAACGTTGAGAATAAAGCAGGAGTAGCACAGGCTGTCATCAACATCAACCATGCCAAGCCCATCACCATCTTGGTCTGCTATACCTTTGTCACTGGTCTTTCCTTCAAGACATCCCACATGAGGATGCCATCTCTTCCTCTTCCGGCGCGTTTAACTTCTCTGCAACAAAAGCTCAAGGAGGCATTTGAGATGAGAAAGAggtcgccatcatcatcatcatcatcgaggtCCCTGCACGAATTAGAGGCAGCAGATATTGCACTGGGAAATCTCAACAATCTTCTTAACTCCAAGTCCAAATTGCAGCTTCTGCTTCATATCTCTCCCTCCACGTTGGCTCTCAATGGCTTGGAGACTGCTCTTCCCCTCCTTGAACACAAAATCAACGAACTATTCAAGTTTCTTATCTCTGCCAGGGTTGAAATCTTGAATACACTTTCTTCTCAGTGA